The following are encoded in a window of Solidesulfovibrio magneticus RS-1 genomic DNA:
- a CDS encoding MOSC domain-containing protein — MAVIHSVCVSRKKGERKSAVERVSLVVDHGIEGDAHAGSPRQVSLLSLDALNRMRQKLDWLAPGDFAENLNVDGLETLDIAVGRRIRVGADVVLEVTAIGKACHDAGCAIKKAAGTCVMPREGVFAKVLVGGDVTAGDVVAVVEE; from the coding sequence ATGGCCGTCATTCATAGCGTATGTGTGAGCCGCAAGAAAGGGGAACGCAAGAGCGCCGTGGAGCGCGTCTCCCTGGTCGTTGACCACGGCATCGAGGGCGACGCCCATGCCGGCTCGCCCCGGCAGGTGAGCCTGCTCTCCCTGGACGCCCTGAACCGGATGCGCCAGAAGCTCGACTGGCTGGCGCCCGGGGATTTCGCCGAAAATCTCAATGTGGACGGGCTTGAAACCCTCGACATCGCCGTGGGCCGGCGCATCCGGGTCGGCGCGGACGTAGTGCTCGAAGTCACAGCCATCGGCAAGGCCTGCCACGACGCCGGCTGCGCCATCAAGAAAGCAGCCGGAACCTGCGTCATGCCCCGGGAAGGCGTGTTCGCCAAGGTGCTCGTCGGCGGCGACGTCACGGCCGGCGATGTGGTGGCAGTGGTGGAAGAGTAA
- a CDS encoding EAL and HDOD domain-containing protein, translating into MSPNTDDNYAVARHPIYRIDGDVFGYELLYRTVGGPNAASFPSDAEATLSVLANGIHAISQDIDPKKKIFINFSKEILESGHHKFLDPGRFVIEILEHVTCDAAFVELVRGIQEAGFVLALDDYVGDPSFDPILPYVTYIKVDFLALAGDSAKLGAVVDRCLALGKTVLAEKVETEADVAWCRDRGVPLAQGYFYSRPKIVTAKILEPNQAVKLNLLAEVSQPELDVRRVREIIGSDVSLTYKLLRYVNTASFYRGQPIESVDFAVTRLGRNALSSWVAVNMLATIGDSARDRELAFASAVRGRFLALADGRRLPGRATCHDGQSICLTGLLSLLDAMLGMPMVQALAGISIDERTRVALLGGESSCTPCLALAGCYDAGGESARAALRAYGLAPDDASAAYFEALAWAADMFRP; encoded by the coding sequence ATGTCCCCCAATACAGACGACAATTACGCCGTAGCCAGACACCCCATCTATCGCATCGACGGCGACGTGTTCGGCTACGAGCTGCTCTATCGCACCGTTGGCGGCCCCAACGCGGCTTCCTTTCCTTCCGATGCCGAGGCGACCCTGTCGGTGCTGGCCAACGGCATTCACGCCATTTCCCAGGACATCGACCCGAAAAAGAAGATCTTTATCAACTTTTCCAAGGAAATCCTGGAATCCGGCCACCATAAATTCCTGGACCCGGGACGCTTCGTCATCGAAATCCTGGAGCATGTGACCTGCGACGCGGCCTTTGTGGAGCTGGTGCGCGGCATCCAGGAAGCCGGCTTCGTGCTGGCCCTGGACGATTACGTGGGCGATCCGTCCTTTGATCCGATCCTACCCTACGTGACCTACATCAAGGTGGATTTCCTGGCCCTGGCCGGCGATTCGGCCAAGCTTGGGGCCGTGGTGGACCGCTGTCTGGCCCTGGGCAAGACCGTGCTGGCCGAAAAAGTGGAAACCGAGGCCGACGTGGCTTGGTGCCGCGACCGGGGCGTGCCTCTGGCCCAGGGGTATTTCTACAGCCGGCCCAAGATCGTCACGGCCAAGATCCTCGAACCCAACCAGGCGGTGAAGCTCAATCTCCTGGCTGAGGTGAGCCAGCCCGAACTGGACGTGCGCCGGGTGCGCGAGATCATCGGCTCGGACGTGTCGCTGACCTACAAGCTTTTGCGCTATGTCAACACGGCCAGCTTCTACCGGGGCCAGCCCATCGAGTCCGTGGATTTCGCGGTCACGCGCCTGGGCCGCAACGCCCTGTCCAGCTGGGTGGCCGTCAACATGCTGGCCACGATTGGGGACTCCGCCCGCGACCGGGAGCTGGCCTTTGCCTCGGCCGTGCGCGGCCGGTTTTTGGCTCTGGCCGACGGCCGCCGCCTCCCTGGGCGCGCGACCTGCCACGACGGCCAAAGCATTTGCCTGACGGGGCTGTTGTCGCTGCTCGACGCCATGCTCGGGATGCCCATGGTCCAGGCCCTGGCCGGCATCTCCATTGACGAGCGCACGCGGGTCGCCTTGCTTGGCGGGGAAAGTTCCTGCACGCCCTGTCTGGCCCTGGCCGGCTGCTACGACGCCGGCGGCGAGTCGGCCAGGGCGGCGCTTCGCGCCTACGGCCTGGCCCCGGACGACGCCTCGGCCGCCTATTTCGAGGCCCTGGCCTGGGCGGCGGACATGTTTCGGCCGTAG
- a CDS encoding RrF2 family transcriptional regulator yields MAVTQKCQYALRALLELALREGTGAAPAGEIADRQAIPKRFLEVILNQLRQGGFVASQRGKEGGFYLARPASEVTVGAVIRFMDGPISPVDCHRERPGHDCPLQGGCVFRGLWDEARDALERVYDTRSLADLVAEDRRIRQAAKTADYVI; encoded by the coding sequence GTGGCCGTGACCCAGAAATGCCAATACGCCCTGCGCGCCCTGCTCGAACTGGCCCTACGCGAGGGAACCGGGGCAGCCCCGGCCGGCGAGATCGCCGACCGCCAGGCCATCCCCAAACGCTTCCTGGAAGTGATCCTCAACCAGCTGCGCCAGGGCGGCTTCGTGGCCTCCCAACGCGGCAAGGAAGGCGGCTTCTACCTGGCCCGGCCGGCCTCGGAAGTGACCGTCGGCGCGGTGATCCGCTTCATGGACGGCCCCATCAGCCCGGTGGACTGCCACCGGGAGCGGCCGGGCCACGACTGCCCCCTGCAAGGCGGTTGCGTTTTTCGGGGACTCTGGGACGAGGCCCGGGACGCCCTGGAACGGGTCTACGACACCCGCAGCCTGGCCGACCTCGTGGCCGAGGACCGGCGCATACGCCAAGCGGCCAAAACCGCCGACTACGTCATCTGA
- a CDS encoding aldehyde ferredoxin oxidoreductase family protein, producing the protein MPKFIRIDMGAKAVKIEECPEKYAGLAGRGLTSIFVADEVKPTCHPLGKNNKLIFAPGYLTGTSAANSGRLSCGAKSPLTGGIKESNTGGTFAQRMSKMDIKALVFEGLPEGDGFYVVKVTMDGATIEEAPAEIIGMGNYEAIKVLQAKYGPKVGVAIIGPAGEMRLTAANISFADPQSNIRSAGRGGLGAVMGAKKIKAVVIDDTGAPGVTIANPEAFKDASKRFTNALTTHPVTGQALPKYGTNILINILNEAGGLPTKNFRTGRNEWANNVGGETMAAVIESRKGKTTHGCHAGCIIRCSQHYNDKDEKYLTSGFEYETIWALGANACVDDLDAIAYADREFDDVGVDSIETAVTVGVAMEAGIIPWGDAKAMLNLILEIRKGTPLGRILGSGAGALGQMYGLSRVPTVKNQAIPAYDPRAVKGVGLTYATTPMGADHTAGYAVATNILKVGGFVDPLGKEGQVELSRNLQIATAAVDSTGMCLFIAFAILDIADGFNALVEMINARYNLSLTGDDVVALGKTILKAERGFNERAGFTKAHDRLPEFFEEPCAPHNVTWDFTDEEIDEVFNF; encoded by the coding sequence ATGCCAAAGTTCATTCGTATCGACATGGGCGCGAAAGCGGTGAAGATCGAGGAATGCCCCGAAAAGTACGCCGGCCTGGCCGGCCGCGGGCTGACCTCCATTTTCGTGGCTGATGAAGTGAAGCCGACCTGCCATCCCCTTGGCAAGAACAACAAGCTGATCTTCGCCCCCGGGTATTTGACCGGCACCAGCGCCGCCAACTCCGGCCGCCTGTCCTGCGGGGCCAAAAGCCCTCTCACCGGCGGCATCAAGGAAAGCAACACCGGCGGCACCTTCGCCCAGCGCATGTCCAAGATGGACATCAAGGCCCTGGTTTTCGAAGGCCTGCCCGAGGGCGACGGCTTCTACGTCGTCAAGGTCACCATGGACGGCGCGACCATTGAGGAAGCCCCGGCCGAAATCATCGGCATGGGCAACTACGAAGCCATCAAGGTCCTGCAAGCCAAGTACGGCCCCAAGGTCGGCGTGGCCATCATCGGACCGGCCGGCGAAATGCGCCTGACCGCCGCCAACATTTCCTTTGCCGATCCCCAGAGCAACATCCGCAGCGCCGGCCGCGGCGGCCTGGGCGCGGTCATGGGCGCGAAAAAGATCAAAGCCGTGGTCATCGACGACACCGGCGCGCCCGGCGTGACCATCGCCAATCCCGAAGCCTTCAAGGACGCGTCCAAGCGCTTCACCAACGCCCTGACCACCCACCCGGTCACCGGCCAGGCCCTGCCCAAGTACGGCACCAACATCCTCATCAACATCCTTAACGAGGCCGGCGGCCTGCCCACCAAGAACTTCCGCACCGGCCGCAACGAGTGGGCCAACAACGTCGGCGGCGAAACCATGGCCGCCGTCATCGAGTCCCGCAAGGGCAAGACCACCCACGGCTGCCATGCCGGCTGCATCATCCGCTGCTCCCAGCACTACAACGACAAGGACGAGAAGTACCTGACCAGCGGTTTCGAGTATGAGACCATCTGGGCTCTTGGCGCCAACGCCTGCGTGGACGACCTCGACGCCATCGCTTACGCCGACCGCGAGTTCGACGACGTGGGCGTGGACTCCATCGAGACCGCCGTCACCGTGGGCGTGGCCATGGAAGCCGGCATCATCCCCTGGGGCGACGCCAAGGCCATGCTGAACCTCATCCTGGAAATCCGCAAAGGCACCCCCCTTGGCCGCATCCTGGGCAGCGGCGCCGGCGCCCTTGGCCAGATGTATGGCTTAAGCCGCGTGCCCACGGTGAAAAACCAGGCCATCCCGGCCTACGACCCGCGCGCCGTCAAGGGCGTCGGCCTGACCTACGCCACCACGCCCATGGGCGCGGACCACACCGCCGGCTACGCCGTGGCCACCAATATCCTCAAGGTCGGCGGCTTCGTCGATCCGCTGGGCAAGGAAGGCCAGGTCGAGCTGTCGCGCAATCTGCAGATCGCCACCGCCGCCGTGGACAGCACCGGCATGTGTCTGTTCATCGCCTTTGCCATCCTGGACATCGCCGACGGCTTCAACGCCCTGGTGGAGATGATCAACGCCCGCTACAACCTGTCGCTTACCGGCGACGACGTGGTGGCCCTGGGCAAGACCATCCTCAAGGCCGAGCGCGGCTTCAACGAGCGCGCCGGCTTCACCAAGGCCCACGACCGGCTGCCGGAGTTCTTTGAAGAGCCCTGCGCCCCGCACAACGTGACCTGGGACTTCACCGACGAAGAGATCGACGAGGTCTTCAACTTCTAG
- a CDS encoding iron-containing alcohol dehydrogenase, whose translation MRISKFAIPEIIFGRGSIVHLASCAKRVGARRVLFVSDSGLAKAGWVDRIQEILRDNGLEWVYFDAVNSNPRDHQIHEGADIYVRERADVIIAVGGGSPMDAAKGIGTIVGNGGSISDYEGANRIMRPLPPMIFLPTTAGSSSDISQFCIITDVARQVKMSIISRSLVPNVSIIDPLVLLTKSEELIISSAVDAFAHAVESYLSLLSSPFTEHQALKAIRLIAHNIRPALENRSIEALENLSIASTCAGMSFSNAGLGIGHSLAHSLGGMFDVLHGLVHPILLPPVMRFNLAVSVDKLANIGRILCGPRMCSNEYLAQAGIAWLEHFFADLRVPVRLRDILPDSSCLETIAKAAVNDACTLTNPRPASWESLLGVCQEAW comes from the coding sequence ATGCGGATCAGCAAGTTCGCCATTCCCGAAATCATCTTCGGCCGGGGCAGCATCGTCCATCTGGCTTCCTGCGCCAAACGCGTGGGCGCGCGCCGCGTGCTCTTCGTCAGCGACAGCGGCCTGGCCAAGGCCGGCTGGGTTGACCGCATCCAGGAAATCCTGCGCGACAACGGCCTGGAGTGGGTCTACTTCGACGCCGTCAACTCCAACCCCCGCGACCACCAGATTCACGAAGGGGCCGACATCTACGTGCGCGAGCGGGCCGACGTCATCATCGCCGTGGGCGGCGGCAGCCCCATGGACGCGGCCAAGGGCATTGGCACCATCGTCGGTAACGGCGGCAGCATCAGCGACTACGAAGGGGCCAACCGCATCATGCGGCCCCTGCCGCCCATGATCTTCCTGCCCACCACCGCCGGCTCAAGCTCGGACATCTCCCAGTTTTGCATCATCACCGACGTGGCCCGACAGGTGAAGATGTCCATCATCAGCCGGTCGCTGGTGCCTAACGTCTCCATCATCGATCCGCTGGTCCTCTTGACCAAGAGCGAGGAACTCATCATTTCCTCGGCCGTGGACGCCTTTGCCCATGCCGTGGAATCCTATCTGTCGCTGTTGTCCTCGCCTTTCACCGAGCACCAGGCCTTAAAAGCCATCCGGCTCATCGCCCACAACATCCGCCCGGCTCTGGAGAACCGCTCCATCGAGGCCCTGGAAAACTTGAGCATCGCCTCCACCTGCGCCGGCATGTCCTTTTCCAACGCCGGCCTGGGCATCGGCCACTCCCTAGCCCACAGCCTGGGCGGCATGTTCGACGTGCTCCACGGCCTGGTCCATCCGATCCTGTTGCCGCCGGTCATGCGATTCAATCTGGCCGTGAGCGTGGACAAGCTCGCCAACATCGGCCGCATCCTGTGCGGGCCCCGCATGTGTTCCAACGAGTATCTGGCCCAGGCCGGCATCGCCTGGCTGGAACACTTTTTCGCCGATCTGCGCGTGCCCGTGCGGCTGCGCGACATCCTGCCCGACAGCAGCTGCCTGGAAACCATCGCCAAAGCCGCGGTCAACGACGCCTGCACCCTGACCAACCCCCGGCCGGCTAGCTGGGAATCGCTGCTT
- a CDS encoding cysteine hydrolase family protein — translation MPTSSQTEQPSALLLIDIQNDYFQGGAMALAEPEAAGRNAAALLARFRAAGGPVFHIRHEAARPGATFFLPGTPGADIHACVAALPGEAVILKHWPNSFRDTGLGAALDACGAKRLVVAGMMTHMCVDATVRAAFDLGYAVTVAADACATRELAYGGRTVAPADVQAAFLAALGAVYAEVVATAAVAVS, via the coding sequence ATGCCGACCAGCTCCCAAACGGAACAGCCGAGCGCGCTGCTCCTCATCGACATCCAAAACGACTATTTCCAGGGCGGGGCCATGGCCCTGGCCGAACCCGAGGCCGCCGGCCGCAACGCCGCCGCCCTGCTGGCCCGGTTCCGGGCCGCCGGAGGGCCGGTGTTCCACATCCGCCACGAGGCCGCCCGCCCCGGGGCCACGTTTTTCCTGCCCGGCACGCCCGGGGCCGACATCCACGCCTGCGTGGCCGCGCTGCCCGGCGAGGCCGTCATCCTCAAGCACTGGCCCAACAGCTTCCGCGACACCGGCCTGGGCGCGGCCCTTGACGCCTGCGGCGCCAAGCGCCTGGTGGTGGCCGGCATGATGACCCACATGTGCGTGGACGCCACGGTCCGGGCGGCCTTTGATTTGGGCTACGCCGTGACCGTGGCCGCCGACGCCTGCGCCACCCGCGAGCTGGCTTACGGCGGCCGGACCGTGGCCCCGGCCGATGTCCAGGCCGCCTTCCTGGCCGCCCTGGGCGCGGTTTACGCCGAGGTCGTGGCTACGGCGGCGGTTGCCGTCTCGTGA